A genomic region of Zalophus californianus isolate mZalCal1 chromosome 1, mZalCal1.pri.v2, whole genome shotgun sequence contains the following coding sequences:
- the LOC113917155 gene encoding L-lactate dehydrogenase B chain-like: protein MATLKEKLIAPVAEEEATIPNNKITVVGVGQVGMTCAISILGKSLADELALVDVLEDKLKGEMMDLQHGSLFLQTPKIVADKDYSVTANSKIVVVTAGVRQQEGESRLNLVQRNVNVFKFIIPQIVKYCPDCIIIVVSNPVDILTYVTWKLSGLPKHRVIGSGCNLDSARFHYLMAEKLGIHPSSCHGWILGEHGDSSVAVWSGVNVAGVSLQELNPEMGTDNDSENWKEVHKMVVESAYEVIKLKGYTNWAIGLSVADLIESMLKNLSRIHPVSTMVKGMYGIENEVFLSLPCILNARGLTSVINQKLKDDEVAQLKKSADTLWDIQKDLKDL from the coding sequence ATGGCAACTCTTAAGGAAAAACTGATTGCACCAGTTGCAGAAGAAGAGGCAACCATCCCAAACAATAAGATCACTGTAGTGGGTGTTGGACAAGTTGGTATGACGTGTGCCATCAGCATTCTGGGAAAGTCTCTGGCTGATGAACTTGCCCTTGTGGATGTTTTAGAAGATAAACTCAAAGGAGAAATGATGGATCTGCAACATGGGAGCTTATTTCTTCAGACACCTAAAATTGTGGCGGATAAAGATTACTCTGTGACTGCCAATTCTAAGATTGTGGTGGTGACTGCAGGAGTCcgccagcaggaaggagagagccgGCTCAATCTGGTGCAGAGGAATGttaatgtcttcaaattcattatTCCGCAGATAGTCAAGTACTGTCCTGATTGTATCATAATTGTGGTTTCCAACCCAGTGGATATTCTCACATATGTTACCTGGAAACTAAGTGGACTACCCAAGCACCGTGTAATTGGAAGTGGGTGTAATCTGGATTCTGCTAGATTTCACTATCTCATGGCTGAAAAACTTGGCATTCATCCCAGCAGCTGCCATGGATGGATTTTGGGAGAACATGGCGATTCAAGTGTGGCTGTGTGGAGTGGAGTGAATGTGGCAGGCGTTTCTCTCCAGGAACTGAATCCAGAAATGGGAACAGACAACGACAGTGAAAATTGGAAGGAAGTGCATAAGATGGTTGTGGAAAGTGCCTACGAAGTCATCAAGCTAAAAGGATATACCAACTGGGCTATTGGATTAAGTGTGGCTGATCTCATTGAATCCATGTTGAAAAATCTATCCAGGATTCATCCAGTGTCAACAATGGTGAAGGGGATGTATGGCATTGAGAACGAAGTCTTCCTGAGCCTTCCGTGTATCCTGAACGCTCGGGGCTTAACCAGTGTGATCAACCAGAAGCTGAAGGATGATGAGGTTGCGCAGCTCAAGAAAAGTGCAGATACCTTGTGGGACATCCAGAAAGACCTAAAAGATCTGTGA